The region CTCCATCTTGTCAAACGAGACTAAACCTTATTTTCCTTAGACACCCTGTAGGATTTCTGTTTTTATATGATTGGGAGTTCAAtatgctttaaaaaaatatatatttttttggggggtctgttTTCTCTTTGGTCTCCGTTTTTCCAAGTTTGTAGAAAGAGTGGTGGTCACCCAACTTTCCTACAATCAGATCTAAGTAAATGGGTtgtccagaataaaaaaaaaaaaaaaaaaaaaatagatggcgTCCATCTTCCACGATCAGCACCACACGCCCGTTTACAGCTCATGTCTGGGTTTTGCAGCTCAGCTCTATTGAAAAGAATGGCGCAAATCTGCAATACCGGGCACAACCTGTAGAGAGGGGTGATGCCGCTTGTGGCAAAAGGCAGCCATGATATTTTTAACCCTGGTTAACCTTTTTAGTGAATGGGCTGCACAGCATTTTGAACAACTTCTAGATTATAGTGTTTGCATGCTCAGGACAACCACTGGATATATTTACAGTGGGGGTCTCCGTACGGTGGTCTCTCGGTACATGTGTTACTGCACAGGGTAGGTGCTAGCAGCTTTTCCTGGCTACATTTGACTGGGGGTTGTCTTTCGTGGACATCCCCTTTGAGAATTATTGGCACGGTCTGCATAAAAGCACCTGCCCGATAGAGGGATGCACATATAATATATCCGATCATCTTCATCGCCAAGCGTCCTGCAAAGATAAACCCCGAAAATTACCAGTCTTAGAAAAGCGAAAAATGTTCATTGCTTAGTCTCTTTCAGCTGAAGACCCCCAGCTCGGTGGTCACAATAAGATTTGTACATAAATTAGAAAAATAAAGCAGCCGGGAGCTCCAGGCCAGGACTCAGCCGAGCAATGATGTCCGCACCGAGCAAAATCTCCCTCCATAGTAGTAAATGACAAGAGAATACGCAGACAGGACATCACTGCGTAGATACGCCGCAAGCAGAGGAAAAGAAATAAGGATCCTGGCAGGATGGCACCACTGGCTGCAGGGACCGCCACTGCCTCTCAGGTGTTGTACCGGGTGCACCGGGCCGGAGGATGGGGCATGTTCAGTACTCGCCTTCTCTCCTCATAATCATCAGTGTCTGTGGAGTCGTCGTCATGTAGGAAGCAATCATTGCAGCTCTCCTCCTGCACAGGAGAAACACAAACACTCGTCAGGTGCTGCCCCCATCAGGAGAAGAGCAGAAACTACACTCATATGATCTACAGTGCACCACAAAGGGTTAACACCAAGGAAGCAGACAGTGGATTTCAGGGGTCTTttcacacttagggtatgtgcacacgtcaggatttcttgcagaaatttcctgaagaaaaccggaaattttctgcaagaaatccgcatttttttttcgctttttttcccgttttttttcgcttttttcgcattttgcaagcgaaattagcttgcagaatgctaaagttttccaagcgatctgtagcatcgcttggaaaactgattgacaggttggtcacacttgtcaaacagtgtttgacaagtgtgaccaactttttactataaaaagatatcatgttaaaaataattaaaaaatggttatactcaccctctgcagacagccgatctcctcagcggcgtccgttcctatagatggtgtgtacaggaccttcgatgacgtcggtcacgtgaccgcaacgtcatcgcggtcatgtgaccgcgacgtcatcgcaggtccttcacacacaccatctataggaacggaagcggcagcatgcaccgctgaggtgggaagactgcgggggccatcgaaggtgagtatatgacttttattttacttctttattttttaacaattatacggtgcccaatccgtggaggagagtctcctctcctccaccctgggtaccaaccgcacatgatccgcttacttcccgcatggagggcacagccccgtgcgggaagtaagcagatcaatgcattcctagatgtgcggaatccccgcaattccgcaaatttaatgaacatgttgcttttttttccgcgttgtgattttttcgcagaaaaaaatgcaacatttgcacaagaaatgcggaatacacttaaaataatgggaggcatatgtaagcgttttttcgcgtttgtatagcgaaaaaacgcaaaaaaacgtgaaaaatactgaacgtgtgcacatggccttacagttttTGCTaacgttttaataattgaattccaGTTTCACATCTGGCCTCACTGACCTCTTCTCCtcaccagtgtataacatccaacccAGTTGCCGCACTCACTCCCCAGGTTCCCCTCATCCCATAGGTATAATGTACAGCTTAGTTGGACGTTATACCTGCAAAATCCAGACCTCCTCTGAAAtcggcacaaacactgcgcccccaccgggagcttcatggccgagcagctgcatgcagccgtacatcaccaagctccacgccgagcgtcggatggagtggtgtaaagccaccatcactggactctggaggagacgtattctgtgcagtgacggatcgcacttctctatctgcgtctgatggaggaggctgggtttggggattccaggaggacgttagcccctgactgcattgtgcccctgtACAGATGGTAAAGGGGGATAATGCTATGGGTTTGTTATCAggggcggcctcggaccctcagctccagtgatgggaaatcttcatcttcagcacaagacattgtggacaattgtagcttcagctttgtgggaacagtttggggaagacccttatctgccccctatgactgtgcccagtgcacaagctccatacagacatggaggggggaGTTTATTTTATTAGTGATGCCAACAACAGTCACACTGCTACTTACTGAAGAAATGGTAGACACTCGAAATGTGGGGCATTTCATGTGAAAGCGGGGGATGGTGACATTGAAGACCTCGCCTTTGTTGTCCATCCGATGGAAGGTGTACGTCCCCTCCATGTACCCTGAGGTTGTGGAGAAAGTCGTGCAGCTGGTGTACTCGTATCCTCGCCCCGGCCTCAGCTGGGGATAATCACCTGAAAGAACAAAATGAAGCCTAGCTATGAACGACCTTAGGATAAGTCGTCATTGGGGGGTCTGAGAgaccactgatcagctgttttcagGTCCCGGCTTTGTACACTGTCGTTGCAGTCTTCAGTACTGCAGATCAATGATTTGAGATCGGCTTCAATGATTTGATATCTGAACATTTGGAGACTTATCATGGAGCTTGGCCTTCTCCTCTAGCAGAGTTCACGTGTGGAGTCAAGGCAGAGTTTAATGCAAAGCTTGGAAAAATAGAGGTCTCAGAAAACAAAGCAGATGGAGCACAACTCTCAGCAGAGAGTGGTGGGAGCTTTAAATGAGTTACTTATTGATCGGGAGGGGGGGGGAGGCGAACCTCTGGAAGCACCCCCGATCCTCAGAACTAAGGCGATGCTGGGTCCTCTGTATAGGTTTTCCTGTAGAATGGGATATTCCCAAGGATCTGGAAGCCCCCATCTATCAGTCTCGGCCTCATCATTCTCGGTATTGGAGAGAGTCCCAAAAATCAGCGATCTGCCAATACGTACGGAGATGGGAGCATCCCTTTAATTTTAGTAATTGGGGTAGTGGGATCCCAATTACAGTGTAATTTACCTGCGCCAATTAATTAAGGTATTTAGATACTAGAAAATACTCCAACTTCAGTGTCTGCAGTAAGCCAAGTTATAAACAATCTGAATGAAGGGGTTGTCCTGGCACAAGTATTGATGACCTGCTCAGATTGATGGGGTGGCGGGTGTCACATCCCACCATTCGGCTATCATTTACTCTGGCGGCTGCCGGATTTATACACTTTGAACAAAGCTGCTGAGCACAACTGCATTCAAGGAATAAGAACTTTGCTGCAAGAGAAAACGTCAGAACGGTTGTGGTCCCGGACCCCCACCTgcatcatattgatgacctattctatgtCCAGGTCATCAATACCTGTGCCCAGACAGCCCCTATAATCAGCATCGTACACGTGTGTGCATCCTCTGTATGATACATCGCAGCATCCACTCACCCACCACTCCCGGGCCCTGCACCTCCTCCACGTTCCCCTTTGCATCAGTGATTCTCCAGTAGCGGCTATCGAGCTGGCACGCTTTCTCTGGCAATGCATTCTTGGCCATCTCCATCCTGGGAAATAAAAGGAGCAcaagaaaacaacaacaaaaaaaaaaaagacaaagataAGTCCACTGCAGAAATGCCGTCACCTGCCTTCACACATCCTGCTTAACTGTGCAGATAACACTCCGGCGACCACACGACGGAATTTTGGTGGCATTTTTCAGTTGTTCATTGCACAGTAAAAGTGACCTGACAATGACGGAGATAAAAAACGTATACAGTTTGTTTGGTTCATTTTATCTTACagcttaatataaaaaaaaaaaaaacacacactaaaCATACATATATCTTTGTTTTTAATTAGttttgtgcttttattttttttttagacctACAACTTTATTTCCATGGGGTTGTGAGCTTGTATTCTATGTTTATCACACTTTTACAGATGTGGGAtaaaaagtcgtagttactcaccgataacggtgtttctcagagcccatgacagcactaccagagagaggggatccgcccttcagggacaggaaacctacaggataaaagggcggcaccgctcccctgcatcagttttgtttacagagcatcggaggtcctccaggttagtcacaacaacaacaaaaaatatacaatttaACGTATCTCTTAGCaagtaaacaccgtgtctatatggaaaaccacttcacacaaaataatgtgctcaccgcacacgtgatgagggggggaataagcaggtgctgtcatgggctctgagaaacaccgttatcggtgagtaactatgactttctcagtcgcccatgacagcactaccagagagaatttcagagattattgcttagggagggaccacagcctgcagaacccttcttccgaaggtcaggtcagatgaagaggctaggtctaagcggtagtgtctgaaaaaggttgaaggtgatgaccaggtggccgctttacagatttgatctaatggtacctccggccttttggcccaggaggtcgccatagccctcgtagagtgggccttcagtccctcTGGAACAGCATTTCCAGTGgatgagtacgccaaggctattgcgtctgttacccatcgagcaatagtgcctttagaagctttgagtccttttctgggcccctggaagcagataaaaagagacccttccttcctatgctgctgggtgATCCTAAGGTATTGGGCTAGACATCttttcacatctagtgtgtggaatttttcttcCTTCTTATTCCTAGGGTCTGGACAAAAAGGAAGTattatttcctgggatctatggaaTGAGGATgtaacttttggcaaataggcagggtctgtttttagtataactatcatccaggatttgtgtaaatggagggtttgcagatagggcttggaggtcacttattctacgggccgaagtcagggctattaggagggccGTTTTAAGTGAAAGAATCTTAAGAGGAAGTGATTCTAAGGGCTCGAACGGGGATTCTGTTAGGGCTGACAATACTAAATTCAAATCCTAAGATGGTAACCTCCGTGTAGTTACGGGTTTAGACCTTGCAGCTGCTCTGACGAACCGTACTACCCAAGGGTTGGCGGCTATGTTTTCACAGTATAGggctcccagagctgctatttgtacctttaatgtacttactactgaaaggcctaggtctaaccctTTTTGTAAAAACTCTAGTATTTCAGTGATTGGGACCCCGTCCTGCAATCTTACCCCCGAGGATGATAGGAATTTTTTCCAGGTTTTACCGTAAATTTTTGTAGTtacaggttttctacttttcattagagtggacactagtttgtcagaaaaccctctttccctcaatagtgacctctcaaataccatgctgtcagatgtaaattctctgactgggggtggaacaccggtccctgagacaggaggtccggaagatccggaaggacccagggatcggtgattgatagcatcctcagccatgagaaccaggctctcctgggccagaagggggctattaggatgagtcTGGCTCTGTCCTGCCTGACCTTCCGCAGGACTGCTGGAATGAGAATGGTGGGGGGGAAACGCATGTCAGTGTTTGTGTCCAGGGAATTGTGAACGCATCCACAGCCTGGGGGTTCCCCCTGGAGTCCAGGGAGCAGAAGGCTTCCACCTTCCTGTTGTGAgagttggcaaagaggtctatcacGGGGACTCCCCATAGATCTGTGATTTTGTTGAAAATCCCCTGATTTagagaccactctccctgcctTAATTGGGTACGACTTAAGAAGTCCGCTTTCTGGTTTTCTACCCCCTTTATGTGTAGGGCCGATAGGGAAAGAAAATTGTTTTGAACCAGGCTGAAAATTTCAGAGGTGGTCCTCATTAATGTTTGAgatctggttcccccctggtggtttaggtAAGCTACCACTACTCTGTTGTCCGAGAATACTTGGACATGGTGACCTTGTAGCTCGTTTAGAAAATACAGTAAGGCATGGTTTACCGCtctcagttctttttgatttgaggaagacACGAGCTCCTGATTTGTCCATAGCCCCTGAGCGATTCTGTTGcccaggtgagccccccaccctgcgGGACTCGCGTCTGTAGTGAGTATCTGAGATGTCTCTATCACACAGGGAACTCCCTTTGACAAGTTGTTGAGATTTAACCACCAGGCTAGGGAACGAATAGCAGGCAAACCTAGAGTCATGCGACCTTCTAACCGCCCTCCCAGCAGTCTTTGGTTTTTTAAGACATCCCACTGGAGGGGTCTTGTGTGGAGctgcgcccactgaactgctggaaggcaagcagagagggaccccagtagTGACATCGCCTTCCTTAGGGTCATGGTAGGGTTCGCACGTGCTTCTGACACTAagtgaattattttttgttttttctcgtgTGGAAGGAGACACATCTGAGAATTTGAGTCTAAGATGAGACCCAAAAATTCTTGAACCCTGGCTGGTTCCAGCTTCGACTTCTGGAGGTTCACTAGCCACCCCAATTTTTTCAAAACGTCTATGACTCTGTCGCGTTGTTGGCAGCAGAGTTCGGCCGAATTGCTCACGATCAAAAAGTCGTCTAGATATGGCATAATCAAGACGTTTTCCTCCCTCAGATGCGCCATCATCTCTGCTATCAGCTTGGTGAAGACGCGAGGGGCAATTGATATACCAAATGGGAGAGCCTTGTATTGGTATTCCTTTGTCTGTCCTTTCATGACTACCGCTAGTCTGAGGAATTGCTGAGAAGTCTTGTGGATGGGAACGTGATAATATGCatcgctgagatctagaactatcataaaacagtttggaaacagatTTCCTGTTCCGAAAGGGAAGCTTATTATATGTTGGGGCGAGGACAggaaaccctttctttttatcACCCGCTTTTTGCAGGATATCATCCAGAGTTTCTCCGAAGAGGAATTTGCCCTCACACGGAATGGAACAAAGTTTCTGTTTAGTTTGCAAGTCCCCTGGCCAGGTTTTCAGCCACAAGGTTCTACGTGCTGCATTTGAAAGGGCTGCGGATTTAGATGATAGTTTGAGTCGGCCGAAGAATCCGCCAGAAACGCCGCAGCTCCCCTAATCATAGGGATAGACTCTAAGATTTTATTTCTCGGGACCCCATCTCTGAGCTGTTTTTCTAGGTTATCAACCCAGATCATTAGAGAGCGTGACGTGCAAGCTGCCGCTATGGCAGGTCTTAGGCAtcctcctgctgactcccaggcccctttgagaaaggtatcTGCCCTCTTATCGAGAGGGTCTTTCAGGGTTCCCATGTCCTCGAacggtagggcaaacttttttgaggctttagccaccgcaacatctagtttgggggctttatcccatgtagcAGAAGCCTCATCTTCAAAGGGGTATTCCCTTTTAATAGAGGGGACCGATGCGTTTTTCCTTTCcggtttctcccactcctttttaattaatgcCTGTATATTCTCGTTAAGGGGAAATACTTTACGCTTCCTTTGAGATAGTCCCCCAAACAATGTCCTGAACGGTTTTGTCAGGACGGGGGTCCAGaacccccattgtagatcttaTCGCCTTAACAAGGCCATCGACCTCCTCTAGGGGGAAACAATGACGACCTCCACTCTCGTTATCCAAAGAAGAGGATGAGGAGTCATGCGTATCTGAGCTCTTACTCCCGGAATAGGAAGGGTCAGAATCCGCAGGGGAAATAGGTTGTTTTTTAGTAGCCTTCCCACTTTTAAAGGAGCTAAACGCAGTCTCAACTTCCGATTTAATTACGGACCGTAATTCAGAAGCAaagtttggggtctcctcacagaggactcgttCTATACAAGACCCACATAGCTTTTTGTCCCACGTCTGTGACAAAGCTGTTTCACATAGGGGGCAGGTTCTATGCTTCATCTTCcccgttctcttccttgcctagGATAGATAGAGAAGGGGAACCCTAGTTACAaaaggtgaactttcacgaagatcacaccactctgacgcagccacaggtaccagttctggaggaggaggggtcgtCTGAGAAGCATCCGTGGGAGGCAGCTGATTTACCACACTGGAGCTTTTACTGCGCTGAGTGGAACGGCTATCAGACCGAGAGCTTCGATTGCCTGCCGAAATCCGTTTTTCCTGAACATCCAGTTTCTGCCGACggcgctgttgctgctgctgctgcggcggtGGTGGCAGCGGCGGATGGAGCTGctggtcgctgtcctccatggtattACCGTGGAACAGCCTGCAGCCAGGAGCCTCCGTCGCCTTCTCCATATAAGCGCTATTAACCCCCGTCACCTGTGGCTGCCGAAAGAGGAagcgtccattttttttttttccttcttactGCGCATGCCCGCAGCCAGCAACCCGGAAATGGAGTATTccggttccggggcagcgccatcttggtgcagtcacTCACAGAGTCGCCCCTGAACCGGAAGTTCCACTACTACTTccggtgcggcgccatcttggatttcgGCGTTTCTCACAGCAGAATGAAGCCCCAGGCTCCCATCAGAGCGGCGGCTGCGCTTCCCCCTGCACACACTACCGGACCCCTCAGTCGGAGCTGTGACGGCTTCGGATACCGGACCAGCCGTGGCAGAGGCGTCCCCGCCGCCAGAAGTCGGACTGGCCGGCCCCGGTCCTCGTCGGTCGGTTCTTCACGCAGGTACCGTCCaaggaggttccccgtcagggacaggaaaccaaactgatgcaggggagaggaaccgcccttttatcctgtaggtttcctgtccctgaagggcggatcccctctctggtagtgctgtcatgggcgactgagaaaatatgatttcactttttttaatttcatttttttagTTCTTGCCAGGAGAGTTGAACCTGCAATCAATGATTTATAAACTGCAATACTTCAGTGCAAATAACCATCTCCCATGACGCCCCACCATAGCAGTAGCTGTGACGGGGGTCTTCGTTAGGTCCCTAGGGTGTTATGGTAATGCACTTGTATTGCAGGCGGGTTGCCAACCGTTGCCTGAATGGACACCTGCACCCTTTCACACCATTTAAATGCCGCCGCAGGTGATCGACATGACTGAAATAGCAGCGATTGGAGCTAGTCTTGATCACTGCAGTTAGAGGCAGGTGCTCGCTGTACAGCACAGCGAGCACCTGCCCTGTATGGAGTAGACTTCCCTCCTGAGTCATCCTGTATCCGCCACATTTTCCATCAGATACAGCCCAGCTCCGTGTACTCACCGTATTCTGTAGGTGAAGAAGTAATGTGGAGGGTGAATGGAGCTGAGCTCAGGCAGGAAGGATGTGGAGACGGATATGGTGATGTCGTCCGTTGTGGCCACGCAGTCCTTTTCCCGCTCGTACCTGGCAGAGAGAACGGGGAATAGGTAAAACTAAGGGAGGCCGATGACTGATTGCACATGTGTACGGCTCTGTTTAAGTCAAAGGGAATTATGTCATAGCCGTGCCAGCGTCCAATAATGATGATATATGCTAATATCTGAGTCTAGCGCCACCCGGTGGCTTCATCGCATACTCATCTGATGCAATTTCCAGACTGCAGCAATTTTTTGCTCTACACACGTATGGAGAAAAGCTcaaccacaataaaaaaaaaaaaaaaagttctgcaacttttctAAAAGTTTTGTATGTTAATTCTGCACCAATAAATATTCCAGCTTGCTGTGTGAATTGAATCCTTTTTCTGGGGAGCTGAAAAATCATAAATCACAATTATCTGGCACAGCTCATCGAGTATAAAGCTGCCCGTAGTCACAGTGATAATATGTCAATGTCACATGGCCAACACTGTTATACAGCGAATTGTCAGTTTTTACAAACACGGTGCTTGTAGTGGAGAATTCaggctagaagaaaaaaaaaaaaatggccaccaaAGGCTCCATGTCTGAGCACACGTGTGTCAGCTGGACATTATCCGTATTCTCAGCCTCTGAGTGTGAACTATGCatttattcactgacagcaagcgaaGATATTGAAAAGATTTACGTAATTGAGGAAAAACCTTAAGTAAACATACACACAGTGAAACCAGACAAGATCCACAGCAGTGACATCGATCCACCATACCTGAAAATCTGGTCCCGGATGATAGGAAAGTCCTTCGAGACAACATGATTCACATACGACGTAAACCACTGGGTGAAAGAGGTACCTGCGGCAGAGGAAACGACAACATGAAGTCACAGCGACAAGCCCTCCGTACACATGCACGATCATTTAAGCAGAGCGTGCACAATGACAACAGGGGAGTCAATCGCTTCCATGGTCTCTAGTTGCGGTTCTTCTCCTCTGGGAACAAAAGGATTGAGCAAGAAAAAAATCCAACTTATGACTCTTCTCTCGCCGACACATTAAGAGACTCCCCCCAAAAATAATCAATGCTTGGCTCAAAATCAGCAGATATGgccaaccttaaaggggttgtctaccacTGAACTAACCCTTTTGAATGCCTCCAGGGtccaaaagcaaaaaaacaaaacctttctcctcctggactcagACTGCTTCTCGCGCTCTACCCCCCGGTGATCTTGCGACATTGTTTGTCATAAGCGCTGCAACCTCCACAACTCAGTCACGAACTAACTGAAATtataggatagctggtggtcacatTGCAGGAGGCCAGTTTGGAAGGTGATTTGCTTTTTTTCCATACATTTTGTTAGGCATAAAGGAGGTATACAAtagtgaaaaacccctttaagttttttttttttttttttttttaacgggacTTAAGGCCTTTTTCGCCCCAAGGAAACCCTACCTGTAATAAACATGTCCAGAGCCGCGGGGTTATGTGTCGTCTGGTCCTAAAACACAGAAGGGTCTGATTATCTGGAACATCTCATTACAAACGTCCTAATTATCACAGTAAGGAACAACACTAAACCCGGAACATCGATCACATCCATGTATTATGCAAAAAGTCTTCATTTAAAGGGATAGACCACATGGTCAACACCTTCCTATATATTGCAGGCCCCAATAATGAGCCGTCACCCGCTCCCTCACCACCTGATCAGCCGTTAGTGGAGACGGAGGACCCTTTTTATTAAAATAAACATCCATAAAAATCAGTGGGTTCCACAGGGATCTTTACTTTGGGGGCAGTCAATCATTTCATCAGtgccccctgctatagactgtttTGCAATGGTCTGCGGCCTGTCTAGAATTAACCGTGTACATGCTGGAGCAATCAGATCACCCGAACTAAGGATGTGTCAATTGTGCAAATGGTCGTATAATAGGGAAATGCTTATAGATCTCCAATTGTGGGACATGGTAAGAAAGACCCCCATAGGGAACCATCAGCATTAGGGCAGTAGTGGTATAATCAATCCAAGCGGCAGGGACTTTTAGTCTCTTACCGGACACTGATAGAAGATCTCATTGCGACACCTCCCCTCCGTGTCCGCCAGAGACAAGTACTGACTGAGGCCGGTGTGGATGCAGAAGGTGATGGGAAGGCACTGATTGAGGCCGATCCTGCGCTGGTAGCCGCCCGCCGCCGTGTCTATGTCCAACAAGTCCTCAGACCGGTAGTGGTTAGATAACGCCATGCTGCCCATCAAGCTGCGTGAAGATGAAGGTAAGAGACGCACGACTGCAAGAAGTAAAGCAGCAGCTGCGCCATCGGGTGCCGGCTCTTACCCCGGTACCACAAGCTTCTGCCCGTTATGAATCCGCAGGGAACAGCGATAATCGTCAGGGAGTCTGGAGCCGATTCTTTCCTCGATGGCGTTCAGATCCTCCTCCTGCACACCGTCTGCACAAAGGGAATCAGGCTCCAGTTATATTAAGTCACAGCACGAAAAATGGCAAAAATGATAATGTGCAAATATCGCTCAGAAATAGAAGCGATATAATACGACCatcacaaaaccctaaccatgcagACAGTCCAACATTCTTGCgaggttttttcttttttgcatctcATCCTATTGATAATGTTAAATGCCTGATTGTCGTGGCTTCTAGCCTGTTTTACCATTTGCTC is a window of Ranitomeya variabilis isolate aRanVar5 chromosome 2, aRanVar5.hap1, whole genome shotgun sequence DNA encoding:
- the FBXO3 gene encoding F-box only protein 3, yielding MGRGGVPPAQLVGSKMAGSTELSLAELPSDPLLLILSYLDFRDLLSCSLLNRRFNQLCNHDPLWKWPCRRYWLVSEDKKAQKNCSWKATFLEYYNDLGRYMHHYAKLKAAWDTLKVYLGEHCPRMISSLKDGVQEEDLNAIEERIGSRLPDDYRCSLRIHNGQKLVVPGLMGSMALSNHYRSEDLLDIDTAAGGYQRRIGLNQCLPITFCIHTGLSQYLSLADTEGRCRNEIFYQCPDQTTHNPAALDMFITGTSFTQWFTSYVNHVVSKDFPIIRDQIFRYEREKDCVATTDDITISVSTSFLPELSSIHPPHYFFTYRIRMEMAKNALPEKACQLDSRYWRITDAKGNVEEVQGPGVVGDYPQLRPGRGYEYTSCTTFSTTSGYMEGTYTFHRMDNKGEVFNVTIPRFHMKCPTFRVSTISSEESCNDCFLHDDDSTDTDDYEERRRVLNMPHPPARCTRYNT